A genomic segment from Methanolobus zinderi encodes:
- a CDS encoding CBS domain-containing protein, whose product MNVGDIMSSPVYTIEPEENVAHARRLMLKHKISTLVVINDGEMVGIVTKTDLSKRLAQAEPMWRRRPIDKVPVNMVMNDAPISIYPEASISQASDLMLENGINSLAVVKDNVVGIITGTDIMKYVSQQEMDTKVEDVMGDDPIFVHRHHTINHVMQEMEKNEVNRVIVVDNAEEAVGIITTSNVALNGITDNEGKLSSKSIKMARKSTPAGEKTYRYVKEVPLVAEDIMSELPSSVNIDDTVVQAAKTMIEEHVIGLPVVNNDNLVGMISRRDILKAVQ is encoded by the coding sequence ATGAATGTTGGAGACATTATGAGTTCACCGGTCTATACCATAGAACCGGAAGAAAATGTGGCACATGCAAGACGACTAATGCTGAAACACAAGATAAGCACTCTTGTGGTTATCAACGATGGAGAGATGGTCGGCATTGTGACCAAGACAGACCTGAGTAAAAGGCTTGCACAGGCCGAGCCCATGTGGCGCAGGAGGCCTATTGACAAGGTCCCGGTAAACATGGTGATGAACGATGCTCCGATATCGATCTATCCTGAAGCTTCGATCAGTCAGGCAAGCGACCTGATGCTTGAAAACGGAATTAATTCACTTGCAGTTGTAAAGGACAATGTTGTCGGAATAATCACAGGTACTGACATAATGAAGTACGTGTCTCAACAGGAGATGGATACAAAAGTTGAAGATGTAATGGGTGATGATCCCATATTCGTGCACCGTCACCATACAATTAACCATGTGATGCAGGAAATGGAAAAGAACGAGGTTAACAGGGTGATCGTGGTAGACAATGCCGAAGAGGCCGTGGGAATAATCACTACAAGCAATGTAGCCCTCAACGGCATAACCGATAATGAAGGAAAGCTCTCTTCAAAGAGCATAAAGATGGCAAGAAAATCTACCCCTGCAGGGGAGAAGACCTACAGATACGTCAAGGAAGTACCACTGGTGGCCGAAGACATAATGTCTGAGCTGCCATCAAGTGTCAATATTGATGATACGGTTGTGCAGGCTGCAAAGACCATGATAGAGGAACATGTGATCGGCCTTCCGGTAGTCAATAATGATAATCTGGTGGGAATGATCAGCAGAAGAGATATCCTCAAAGCCGTACAGTGA
- a CDS encoding CBS domain-containing protein — protein sequence MKIQRKKSIPGQEKKLINRKMNILKGKVNRKDPKMMSIAATMDFGPVDFMAHISRHRGDIMMVATVEPVTLQPTATIINAVRLMSVAGIRRIPVTNAGTNRLEGMITSIDIIDFLGGGSKKLLIEKHYQDNFLIAMNAEIRSIMCDEVIYVNREAKIADVIKIMIEKNIGGIPVVNEAKVVCGICTDRDFLELIAGIPANKSISQYMSKTVEETPSDYTIEDAARIMVEKGYSQIPVMEGGMLLGIVTASDILEYIATGHAFEKMVTGNFHEVMKETVGSLTKRETIFVTPDVDLGRAAQIMISSGVNSLPVMENGVFCGIVTSRDILNAISE from the coding sequence TTGAAAATACAAAGAAAAAAAAGCATTCCCGGTCAGGAAAAAAAGCTGATCAACCGGAAAATGAACATATTGAAAGGTAAGGTCAACCGGAAGGACCCGAAGATGATGAGCATTGCAGCAACCATGGATTTTGGTCCGGTTGACTTCATGGCCCATATATCCAGGCACAGAGGCGATATCATGATGGTTGCAACCGTGGAACCGGTAACTCTGCAGCCTACTGCTACTATCATCAATGCTGTCAGGTTAATGAGCGTTGCAGGCATCAGAAGAATACCCGTAACAAATGCGGGAACAAATCGTCTGGAAGGTATGATCACATCAATCGATATTATAGATTTTCTTGGAGGCGGAAGCAAGAAGCTGCTGATAGAGAAACATTATCAAGATAACTTCCTCATAGCAATGAACGCGGAAATCCGTTCGATCATGTGTGATGAAGTAATATATGTGAACAGAGAGGCAAAGATTGCAGACGTCATCAAGATCATGATAGAGAAAAACATCGGAGGAATTCCAGTTGTAAACGAAGCAAAAGTTGTATGCGGAATCTGTACTGACAGGGATTTTCTGGAACTGATCGCAGGGATTCCTGCAAACAAGTCCATAAGTCAGTATATGAGCAAAACAGTAGAGGAAACACCATCTGATTATACTATAGAGGATGCTGCCAGGATAATGGTGGAAAAAGGATATTCACAGATACCTGTCATGGAGGGCGGGATGCTGCTTGGTATTGTAACAGCATCTGACATACTTGAATATATAGCCACAGGCCATGCATTTGAAAAAATGGTCACGGGCAATTTCCATGAGGTCATGAAAGAAACTGTGGGTTCCCTGACAAAAAGAGAGACCATATTCGTTACCCCGGATGTTGATCTGGGAAGAGCGGCACAGATAATGATCAGTAGCGGAGTCAACTCCCTGCCGGTCATGGAGAATGGTGTTTTTTGTGGAATCGTTACCTCAAGGGATATCCTGAATGCGATATCCGAATGA
- a CDS encoding CBS domain-containing protein: MVLNTQRDLETDVSIREIQNEMTVKEAMTKEIFVMNADASVLEVAREMADHNANNIIVLEDGDSVGIITENDIVSKTVVRNILPAEMLARDIMSSPIISIKPSTGIIEAAELMIKSDIRRLAVMEGNVILGMITDRDILSISPGLNTILVNLIEMNRERDFLQETDVERGICQRCGALTDNLTEVDGVPMCEDCREEEGYYD; encoded by the coding sequence ATGGTCTTGAATACTCAGAGGGATCTGGAAACCGACGTTTCGATAAGAGAGATACAAAACGAGATGACGGTTAAAGAGGCGATGACAAAGGAGATCTTTGTCATGAACGCCGATGCAAGTGTTCTTGAAGTTGCAAGGGAGATGGCCGACCATAATGCCAACAATATAATCGTTCTTGAAGACGGTGACAGTGTGGGCATTATCACGGAAAATGATATTGTTTCCAAAACAGTGGTCAGGAACATACTTCCCGCGGAGATGCTTGCCAGGGACATAATGTCGTCTCCTATCATATCCATAAAACCTTCTACCGGTATCATAGAAGCAGCCGAACTTATGATCAAGTCCGATATACGCAGGCTCGCTGTAATGGAAGGGAATGTAATACTGGGTATGATCACGGATAGAGATATATTATCCATATCTCCCGGACTGAATACCATTCTTGTGAACCTTATCGAAATGAATCGCGAAAGGGATTTCCTGCAGGAAACAGATGTTGAACGTGGGATCTGCCAGCGTTGTGGTGCTCTTACCGACAACCTGACAGAAGTTGACGGAGTACCCATGTGTGAGGACTGCAGAGAGGAAGAAGGTTACTACGACTAG
- a CDS encoding OB-fold nucleic acid binding domain-containing protein (Replication protein A protects and stabilize the intermediate ssDNA that is generated by the unwinding action of a DNA helicase at the replication fork. In addition, SSBs prevent the formation of secondary structures by single-stranded template DNA.), with translation MDEVTEIYDKLGDIISQEEFRKKVDEKVDQMSGLCDMRTAAMLVAHDLGVNETETSVQKIADITPESGNVRLIAKVMSVFPAKEFNRNDGTIGRVANLIVADDTGSIRLTLWDDKADLVKTGDIEIGQNFQISGYVKEGYSGIEVNIGNNGILCESEEKIEACVDCTKIEDVKNGMGDLNLKGKVLDISEVRTFNRKDGSTGRVSNITIGDDTGKIRVTLWDEKTELATGMNTGESVEIINAYARENNFTQQVEVQVGSRTVLKAIDEDVNYSENFTPISDIIPGEPYSVKGSVSGLGELREFSRDDGTVNMVSNIYVSDDTGRIRVALWGDHALLVDELDIDTEIEIIDAFSKSGFNDEIELSAGNRTRIVVL, from the coding sequence ATGGACGAAGTTACTGAGATATACGATAAACTTGGAGACATCATAAGTCAGGAGGAGTTCCGCAAAAAGGTCGACGAGAAGGTTGACCAGATGAGCGGATTGTGTGATATGCGGACCGCAGCAATGCTGGTAGCACACGATCTGGGAGTCAATGAAACGGAAACCTCCGTACAGAAAATAGCCGACATCACACCTGAAAGCGGAAATGTAAGGCTCATCGCAAAGGTCATGTCAGTCTTTCCTGCAAAGGAATTCAACCGCAATGACGGCACCATCGGAAGGGTTGCAAACCTTATTGTTGCAGATGATACGGGATCCATACGCCTGACACTCTGGGATGACAAGGCGGACCTCGTCAAGACAGGTGATATTGAGATCGGGCAGAACTTCCAGATAAGCGGTTATGTAAAGGAAGGATACTCGGGAATCGAGGTCAACATAGGGAACAACGGAATACTCTGCGAGAGTGAAGAGAAGATAGAGGCCTGTGTCGACTGCACGAAGATCGAGGATGTCAAGAATGGCATGGGGGATCTGAACCTCAAGGGAAAGGTACTTGATATCTCCGAGGTCAGGACGTTCAACCGCAAGGACGGGTCCACAGGAAGGGTATCAAACATCACCATCGGTGACGATACCGGTAAAATAAGGGTTACCCTCTGGGATGAGAAGACCGAACTGGCAACCGGAATGAACACAGGCGAGTCCGTGGAGATAATCAATGCATATGCCAGGGAGAATAACTTCACCCAGCAGGTGGAAGTCCAGGTAGGAAGCCGTACTGTCCTGAAAGCGATTGACGAGGATGTGAACTACTCCGAGAACTTCACACCCATATCCGACATAATCCCAGGTGAGCCATACTCTGTCAAGGGATCTGTTTCAGGTCTTGGCGAACTCAGGGAATTTTCCCGTGACGACGGTACTGTGAACATGGTGTCCAACATCTATGTATCAGATGACACCGGCAGGATAAGGGTTGCACTATGGGGTGATCATGCATTACTTGTGGATGAGCTTGATATCGACACAGAGATTGAGATCATCGACGCATTCTCAAAATCAGGGTTCAACGACGAGATAGAACTCAGTGCCGGAAACAGGACAAGGATCGTCGTACTGTGA